A window of the Pseudomonas fluorescens genome harbors these coding sequences:
- the rpoS gene encoding RNA polymerase sigma factor RpoS, with protein sequence MALSKEVPEFDIDDEVLLMETGIDSDSMSNDEGAAPPSVRAKSKHSASLKQHKYIDYTRALDATQLYLNEIGFSPLLSPEEEVHFARLSQSGDPAGRKRMIESNLRLVVKIARRYVNRGLSLLDLIEEGNLGLIRAVEKFDPERGFRFSTYATWWIRQTIERAIMNQTRTIRLPIHVVKELNVYLRAARELTQKLDHEPSPEEIANLLEKPVGEVKRMLGLNERVSSVDVSLGPDSDKTLLDTLTDDRPTDPCELLQDDDLSQSIDQWLSELTDKQREVVVRRFGLRGHESSTLEDVGLEIGLTRERVRQIQVEGLKRLREILEKNGLSSESLFQ encoded by the coding sequence ATGGCTCTCAGTAAAGAAGTGCCGGAGTTTGACATCGACGATGAGGTTCTCCTGATGGAGACCGGCATCGATTCGGATTCGATGTCGAATGATGAAGGGGCTGCTCCACCTTCCGTTCGTGCCAAATCCAAACACTCCGCTTCGCTTAAGCAACACAAGTACATCGATTACACTCGGGCACTCGATGCCACGCAGCTGTACCTCAACGAAATCGGCTTTTCTCCACTGCTCTCTCCGGAAGAAGAAGTTCATTTTGCGCGCTTGTCGCAAAGTGGCGACCCTGCCGGACGCAAGCGCATGATTGAAAGTAACCTGCGGCTGGTGGTCAAAATCGCCCGGCGTTACGTCAATCGGGGGCTGTCGCTGCTGGATCTGATCGAAGAGGGCAACCTCGGACTGATCCGCGCGGTGGAAAAGTTCGATCCCGAGCGCGGCTTCCGCTTCTCGACCTACGCGACCTGGTGGATTCGTCAGACCATCGAACGCGCGATCATGAATCAGACCCGGACCATCCGGTTGCCGATCCATGTGGTCAAGGAGCTCAACGTGTACCTGCGGGCTGCACGGGAGCTGACGCAAAAGCTCGATCACGAACCTTCACCCGAAGAAATCGCCAACCTGCTGGAAAAACCGGTGGGCGAGGTCAAGCGCATGCTGGGCCTGAACGAGCGGGTTTCTTCGGTCGACGTCTCGCTGGGTCCGGATTCGGATAAAACCCTGCTCGACACCCTGACGGATGACCGTCCGACCGATCCATGTGAACTGCTGCAGGATGACGACCTGTCGCAGAGCATCGATCAATGGCTCTCGGAACTGACCGACAAGCAACGCGAGGTGGTCGTGCGCCGCTTCGGCCTGCGCGGCCACGAGAGCAGCACGCTGGAAGATGTGGGCCTGGAGATCGGCCTGACCCGGGAACGGGTGAGACAGATCCAGGTGGAAGGCCTCAAACGCCTTCGGGAAATTCTCGAGAAAAACGGCCTGTCGAGCGAGTCGCTGTTTCAATAA
- the surE gene encoding 5'/3'-nucleotidase SurE, whose product MRILISNDDGVTAPGLAALYAALADYTECVVIAPEQDKSGASSSLTLDRPLHPQYLANGFISLNGTPTDCVHLGLNGLLERQPDMVVSGINLGANLGDDVLYSGTVAAALEGRFLERPSFAFSLVSRQVDNLPTAAYFARKLVEAHAGLDLPPRTVLNVNIPNLPIDHIRGIQLTRLGHRARAAAPMKVVDPRGKAGYWIAAAGDAEDGGPGTDFHAVMQGYVSITPLQLDRTFNDAFRSLDGWLEGLN is encoded by the coding sequence ATGCGTATTCTGATTTCTAACGACGATGGGGTGACTGCGCCCGGTCTTGCCGCGCTTTATGCTGCGCTGGCGGATTACACCGAGTGCGTGGTTATCGCCCCGGAACAGGACAAGAGCGGTGCCAGCAGTTCGCTGACACTCGACCGTCCGCTGCACCCGCAATACCTGGCCAACGGTTTTATCAGCCTCAATGGCACGCCGACCGACTGCGTCCATCTGGGGCTCAACGGTTTGCTGGAACGCCAGCCGGACATGGTGGTTTCGGGTATCAACCTGGGCGCCAACCTGGGTGACGACGTGCTGTATTCCGGGACGGTGGCAGCGGCCCTCGAGGGCCGCTTTCTCGAGCGCCCGTCCTTTGCCTTCTCGCTGGTTTCGCGGCAGGTCGACAACTTGCCCACGGCCGCCTACTTTGCGCGCAAACTGGTCGAGGCCCACGCCGGGCTCGATTTGCCACCGCGCACGGTGTTGAACGTGAACATTCCGAATCTGCCGATCGATCACATTCGCGGCATTCAACTGACCCGTCTCGGCCATCGCGCCCGTGCGGCGGCACCGATGAAAGTCGTGGACCCGCGCGGCAAGGCCGGTTACTGGATCGCTGCAGCGGGTGACGCGGAAGACGGCGGGCCCGGCACCGATTTCCATGCGGTCATGCAGGGTTACGTATCCATCACTCCGTTGCAGCTCGATCGCACCTTCAATGATGCCTTCAGAAGTCTCGACGGCTGGCTGGAGGGTCTCAACTGA
- the truD gene encoding tRNA pseudouridine(13) synthase TruD, whose product MNELQLLGPRAYGDALGTAVLKAIAEDFQVDEVLDIPFSGDGEHLWIWVEKRGLNTEEAARRIAKAAGVPLRTVSYAGLKDRQALTRQWFSVQLPGKADPDLSAAENDTLKILRTTRHKRKLQRGAHSANGFTLRLTQFNGDKAAIDERLQLIAKQGIPNYFGAQRFGHDGGNVVDARSWAARKALPEQRNVRSRLLSTARSFLFNQVLAARVADGTWQRAQVGDLLAFTDSRSFFPAGEAECSDPRLAILDLHPTGPQWGEGDSPAAGVVHDLEQGIAAREADLRDWLINAGMSHERRILRLPIGGLTWHYPEPDILQLEFVLPAGCFATVLVRELVDLVPVGQTDSPCVF is encoded by the coding sequence ATGAACGAACTGCAACTGCTCGGCCCGCGCGCCTATGGCGATGCCCTCGGCACCGCGGTACTGAAAGCCATCGCCGAAGATTTCCAGGTCGATGAAGTCCTCGATATTCCGTTCAGCGGTGACGGCGAGCACCTTTGGATCTGGGTGGAAAAGCGTGGCCTGAATACGGAAGAGGCCGCGCGCCGTATCGCCAAGGCCGCCGGTGTGCCGCTGCGTACGGTGAGTTACGCCGGGCTGAAAGATCGTCAGGCGCTGACCCGTCAGTGGTTCAGCGTGCAACTACCGGGCAAGGCCGATCCGGATCTTTCGGCGGCGGAAAACGACACGCTGAAAATCCTCAGGACCACCCGCCACAAGCGCAAGTTGCAGCGCGGTGCGCATTCGGCCAACGGTTTCACGCTGCGCCTGACCCAGTTCAATGGCGATAAGGCCGCCATCGACGAGCGTCTGCAACTGATCGCCAAACAAGGCATCCCGAACTACTTCGGCGCCCAGCGTTTCGGCCACGACGGCGGCAACGTCGTCGATGCTCGTTCGTGGGCCGCGCGCAAGGCCCTGCCGGAACAGCGCAATGTGCGTTCGCGCCTGCTGTCGACCGCGCGCAGTTTTCTGTTCAATCAGGTGCTCGCAGCGCGGGTGGCCGATGGCACCTGGCAGCGCGCGCAGGTCGGCGATCTGCTGGCGTTTACCGACAGCCGCAGCTTTTTCCCGGCAGGTGAAGCCGAGTGTAGTGATCCGCGCCTGGCGATTCTCGACCTGCATCCGACCGGCCCGCAGTGGGGCGAAGGTGACTCGCCGGCGGCCGGGGTTGTCCATGATCTGGAGCAGGGGATTGCCGCACGCGAGGCGGATCTGCGCGATTGGTTGATTAATGCCGGTATGAGCCACGAACGTCGCATCCTGCGGCTGCCCATTGGCGGGTTGACGTGGCATTATCCCGAGCCTGACATTCTGCAACTGGAATTCGTCCTCCCGGCCGGATGCTTCGCCACCGTATTGGTGCGCGAACTCGTTGATCTGGTGCCGGTGGGGCAGACGGACAGCCCATGCGTATTCTGA
- a CDS encoding peptidoglycan DD-metalloendopeptidase family protein produces the protein MSLTVIAQRMGNTSFQRLVTGLVLSTLLVGCSSTKSNNVRVVDRNNAVAQRPVVTTGQYVVRPGDTLFSIAFRYGWDYKALAARNNIPTPYTIHPGQTIRFDGRTGSTSTAVVSNSGSSASSSSKTTVIRRQANGTTTTTTTGSGAASTTVVPSVASKPAPAPLPPPGPAPTGWGWPSNGILIGKFSSNGSLNKGIDIAGDLGQPVLAASDGTVVYAGSGLRGYGELVIIKHSETYVSAYGHNRRLLVREGQQVKVGQTIAEMGSTGTDRVKLHFEIRRQGKPVDPLQFLPRR, from the coding sequence GTGAGTCTCACAGTCATTGCGCAGCGTATGGGTAACACGAGCTTTCAGCGCCTGGTGACTGGCCTTGTCTTGAGCACCTTGCTGGTCGGTTGCTCCAGCACAAAATCGAACAACGTCCGGGTCGTCGATCGCAACAATGCGGTGGCCCAGCGTCCGGTCGTAACGACCGGGCAGTATGTAGTCCGTCCGGGCGATACGTTGTTTTCCATCGCTTTTCGCTACGGCTGGGACTACAAAGCCCTCGCCGCCCGGAACAATATTCCTACGCCATACACGATCCATCCGGGTCAGACGATTCGCTTCGACGGTCGCACAGGTTCAACGTCGACGGCGGTCGTCAGCAACTCCGGTTCTTCAGCGTCTTCGTCCAGCAAAACCACGGTTATCCGGCGCCAGGCAAATGGCACGACGACCACCACAACCACGGGGTCCGGCGCGGCTTCCACCACGGTTGTACCGTCCGTCGCCAGCAAGCCAGCACCCGCTCCACTGCCTCCACCGGGCCCGGCCCCGACCGGCTGGGGATGGCCATCTAATGGCATTCTGATTGGTAAATTCTCTTCAAACGGTAGTTTGAATAAAGGAATTGATATCGCCGGAGATTTGGGACAGCCTGTTTTAGCTGCGTCTGATGGGACGGTGGTTTACGCCGGGAGTGGCTTAAGGGGCTACGGCGAATTAGTCATCATCAAACACAGCGAAACCTACGTCAGTGCTTACGGACACAACCGTCGGCTGTTGGTACGGGAGGGGCAGCAGGTCAAGGTCGGACAGACAATTGCCGAAATGGGGTCAACGGGTACAGACCGGGTGAAACTGCATTTTGAGATTCGCCGACAAGGTAAACCTGTAGATCCGCTGCAGTTCCTGCCAAGACGTTGA
- the fdxA gene encoding ferredoxin FdxA, which translates to MTFVVTDNCIKCKYTDCVEVCPVDCFYEGPNFLVIHPDECIDCALCEPECPAVAIFSEDEVPEEMQEFIQLNVELAEIWPNITEKKESLPDAEEWDGVKGKIKDLER; encoded by the coding sequence ATGACCTTCGTCGTCACCGACAACTGCATCAAGTGCAAGTACACCGACTGCGTAGAAGTCTGTCCGGTGGACTGCTTCTACGAAGGCCCGAACTTCCTGGTCATTCACCCGGACGAGTGCATCGACTGCGCCCTGTGCGAACCGGAATGCCCGGCCGTGGCCATTTTCTCCGAGGACGAAGTTCCGGAAGAGATGCAGGAGTTCATTCAGCTGAACGTTGAGCTGGCCGAGATCTGGCCGAACATCACCGAGAAGAAAGAATCGCTGCCGGATGCCGAAGAGTGGGATGGCGTCAAAGGCAAGATCAAAGACCTCGAACGCTGA
- a CDS encoding protein-L-isoaspartate(D-aspartate) O-methyltransferase, which produces MTSQRTRERLIQRLYEEGVSNASVLEVIRRTPRHLFVDEALAHRAYEDTALPIGNNQTISQPYMVARMSELLLEAGPLDKVLEIGTGSGYQTAVLSQLVERVFSVERIKVLQDRAKERLVELNLRNVVFRWGDGWEGWPALAPYNGIIVTAVATDVPQALLDQLAPGGRMVIPVGSGEVQQLMLIVREENGFSRHVLGAVRFVPLLNGPLA; this is translated from the coding sequence ATGACGTCCCAGCGAACCCGAGAGCGCCTGATCCAGCGTCTGTACGAAGAGGGTGTTTCCAACGCCAGCGTACTGGAAGTGATCCGTCGCACCCCGCGACACCTGTTCGTCGATGAAGCGCTGGCGCACCGTGCCTATGAGGACACCGCGCTGCCGATCGGCAACAACCAGACCATTTCCCAGCCTTATATGGTGGCGCGCATGAGCGAGCTGCTGCTGGAGGCCGGGCCGCTGGATAAAGTACTGGAGATCGGCACCGGTTCCGGTTACCAGACGGCGGTGTTGTCGCAGCTCGTCGAGCGGGTGTTCTCGGTCGAGCGCATCAAGGTGCTGCAGGATCGGGCCAAGGAACGCCTGGTCGAGCTCAATCTGCGCAACGTGGTGTTTCGTTGGGGTGATGGCTGGGAAGGCTGGCCGGCGCTGGCGCCGTACAACGGCATTATCGTCACCGCTGTGGCGACCGATGTGCCTCAGGCTTTGCTGGATCAACTGGCACCGGGCGGGCGGATGGTAATCCCGGTCGGCTCGGGTGAAGTGCAGCAATTGATGCTGATCGTGCGCGAAGAAAACGGCTTCTCCCGACACGTTCTGGGCGCGGTGCGTTTCGTGCCATTGCTCAACGGTCCGCTGGCCTGA
- the mutS gene encoding DNA mismatch repair protein MutS: protein MNKAVSDLSSHTPMMQQYWRLKNQHPDQLMFYRMGDFYEIFYEDAKKAAKLLDITLTARGQSAGQAIPMCGIPYHAAEGYLAKLVKLGESVVICEQVGDPATSKGPVERQVVRIITPGTVSDEALLDERRDNLIAAVLGDERLFGLAVLDITSGNFTVLEIKGWENLLAELERVNPVELLIPDDWPKDLPAEKRRGVRRRAPWDFERDSALKSLCQQFSTQDLKGYGCETLTLAIGAAGCLLAYAKETQRTALPHLRSLRHERLDDTVVLDGASRRNLELDTNLTGGRDNTLQSVVDRCQTAMGSRLLTRWLNRPLRDLTVLLARQTSITCLLDRYRFENLQPQLKEIGDIERILARIGLRNARPRDLARLRDALGALPELQVAMTDLEAPHLQRLATTTSTYPELAALLEKAIIDNPPAVIRDGGVLKTGYDSELDELQSLSENAGQFLIDLEAREKARTGLANLKVGYNRIHGYFIELPSKQAESAPADYIRRQTLKGAERFITPELKEFEDKALSAKSRALAREKMLYEALLEDLISQLPPLQDTAGALAELDVLSNLAERALNLDLNCPTFVSEPCMRISQGRHPVVEQVLTTPFVANDLSLDDNTRMLVITGPNMGGKSTYMRQTALIVLLAHIGSFVPAASCELSLVDRIFTRIGSSDDLAGGRSTFMVEMSETANILHNATERSLVLMDEVGRGTSTFDGLSLAWAAAERLAHLRAYTLFATHYFELTVLPEAEPLVANVHLNATEHNERIVFLHHVLPGPASQSYGLAVAQLAGVPSEVIVRAREHLSRLEDTALPHEAPKPAAKGKPATPQQSDMFASLPHPVLDELAKLDLDDVTPRRALEMLYALKNRI, encoded by the coding sequence ATGAATAAAGCCGTCTCCGACCTGTCCTCCCACACTCCGATGATGCAGCAGTACTGGCGCCTGAAAAATCAGCACCCGGACCAGCTGATGTTCTACCGCATGGGCGACTTCTACGAGATCTTCTACGAAGACGCGAAGAAGGCGGCCAAGTTGCTGGACATCACCCTGACCGCGCGCGGGCAGTCGGCGGGTCAGGCGATTCCGATGTGCGGGATTCCATATCACGCGGCGGAAGGCTATCTGGCGAAGCTGGTCAAGCTCGGCGAGTCGGTGGTGATCTGCGAGCAGGTTGGCGACCCGGCTACCAGCAAGGGTCCGGTGGAACGTCAGGTAGTACGGATCATCACTCCGGGTACGGTCAGCGACGAGGCGTTGCTGGATGAGCGTCGCGACAACCTGATCGCTGCGGTGCTGGGCGACGAGCGTCTGTTCGGCCTGGCCGTGCTGGATATCACCAGCGGCAACTTCACGGTGCTGGAGATCAAGGGCTGGGAAAATCTGCTGGCGGAGCTTGAGCGGGTCAACCCGGTCGAGTTGCTGATCCCGGATGACTGGCCGAAGGATCTGCCGGCGGAAAAACGCCGTGGCGTTCGTCGCCGCGCGCCGTGGGATTTCGAGCGCGACTCGGCGCTGAAAAGTCTCTGCCAGCAGTTTTCCACCCAGGACCTGAAAGGCTATGGCTGCGAAACCCTGACTCTGGCGATCGGCGCCGCCGGTTGCCTGCTGGCTTACGCCAAGGAAACCCAGCGCACCGCCCTGCCCCACCTGCGCAGCTTGCGTCATGAACGGCTGGACGACACCGTGGTGCTGGACGGCGCCAGCCGCCGCAACCTCGAACTCGATACCAACCTGACCGGCGGCCGCGACAACACTTTGCAATCGGTGGTCGACCGTTGCCAGACCGCCATGGGCAGCCGTTTGCTGACGCGCTGGCTCAACCGTCCACTGCGCGATCTGACCGTGCTACTGGCTCGTCAGACCTCGATCACTTGCCTGCTCGACCGTTATCGCTTTGAAAACCTGCAACCGCAGCTCAAGGAAATCGGCGATATCGAGCGGATTCTGGCGCGGATCGGCCTGCGCAATGCCCGCCCTCGCGACCTTGCTCGCCTGCGTGATGCACTCGGTGCCCTGCCTGAACTGCAAGTGGCGATGACCGATCTGGAAGCGCCGCACCTGCAACGTCTGGCGACCACCACCAGCACTTACCCGGAACTGGCGGCGCTGCTGGAAAAAGCCATCATCGACAACCCGCCGGCGGTCATCCGTGACGGCGGCGTGCTGAAAACCGGTTACGACAGCGAACTCGACGAGCTGCAATCGCTGAGCGAGAACGCGGGCCAGTTCCTGATCGATCTGGAAGCCCGGGAAAAGGCCCGTACCGGTCTGGCCAACCTGAAAGTCGGCTACAACCGCATCCACGGCTACTTCATCGAATTGCCGAGCAAGCAGGCTGAATCGGCGCCGGCAGATTACATCCGCCGCCAGACCCTCAAGGGTGCCGAGCGCTTCATCACGCCTGAGCTGAAAGAGTTCGAAGACAAGGCACTGTCGGCCAAGAGCCGTGCTCTGGCTCGCGAGAAGATGCTCTACGAAGCGCTGCTGGAAGACCTGATCAGCCAATTGCCACCGTTGCAGGACACTGCTGGCGCGCTGGCCGAGCTGGACGTGCTGAGCAACCTCGCCGAACGTGCGCTGAATCTCGACCTGAATTGCCCGACGTTCGTCAGCGAACCGTGCATGCGCATCTCCCAGGGCCGTCACCCGGTGGTCGAGCAAGTGCTGACCACGCCGTTCGTGGCCAACGACCTGAGCCTGGACGACAACACCCGCATGCTGGTGATCACCGGCCCGAACATGGGCGGTAAATCCACCTATATGCGCCAGACTGCACTGATCGTGCTGCTGGCACACATCGGCAGCTTCGTGCCGGCAGCCAGTTGCGAACTGTCGCTGGTGGACCGGATCTTCACCCGGATCGGTTCCAGCGATGACCTCGCCGGCGGGCGCTCGACCTTCATGGTGGAAATGAGCGAAACCGCGAACATCCTGCACAACGCCACCGAGCGCAGCCTGGTGCTGATGGACGAAGTCGGTCGCGGCACCAGTACCTTCGACGGTCTTTCCCTGGCGTGGGCAGCGGCCGAGCGTCTGGCACACCTGCGTGCCTATACTCTGTTTGCGACGCACTATTTCGAACTGACCGTGTTGCCGGAAGCCGAACCGCTGGTGGCCAACGTGCACCTCAACGCCACCGAGCACAACGAACGCATCGTGTTCCTGCACCACGTGTTGCCAGGGCCTGCGAGCCAGAGTTATGGCCTCGCGGTTGCACAATTGGCCGGTGTGCCGAGCGAAGTGATCGTGCGCGCTCGTGAGCATTTGAGCCGCCTGGAAGACACCGCACTGCCGCATGAAGCGCCGAAACCGGCCGCCAAGGGCAAACCGGCAACGCCGCAGCAGAGCGACATGTTTGCCAGCCTCCCGCATCCGGTACTGGATGAATTGGCCAAACTGGATCTGGATGACGTGACACCGCGTCGTGCACTCGAAATGCTCTATGCACTAAAGAACCGGATATAA